The DNA window GTTCAGGCCCtggtgggtagctcagttagttagagggtcgtcccaatacaccaaggttgcaggttcaatccctggtacatacaagaatcaacaaacaaatgcataaataagtggcacaataaatcagtgtttctctctctgctccccacccttcctctctgtcttaaaaaaaatttacactaGCACAAAGTAGTTCTTCCTACAGCCCAAGTCCCCAAGCCTGGAGCCACTGAAAAAGTTAAGAATTGATGCATTATGAGCAAACAAACACAGGACATTTGTGAGCTAGAAAGTGTCAGGAAATCCATCAATCTGCTTTGAAGACAAGTAGTTTAAATAGAGCCTGCCCTATAAATGTTAGAAGCCAATGAAAAGATACCCACTACCTAGAAGACTCCCCAGCTATGCCCAGCACACTGGGTGCTAACCAACAGCAGCATTACTGAAGTACAAGAAAAAGTTTTGAATGTGGGGATTTATAGCGTGCTTattgaagtattttaatttttaaataccaatGCATATCATTCATTAACTGCCTTCCATGGGGAAATCAGGAGAAGGATTTTGGTGGGAATTGTACTCAGCAgaataaaattcatttgtttaaacTGTGGAACAATGGGTGTAAAGATGTCCAACCAGAATATTGAAATAATATCCTGAGcaataattttgacattttaaaaggttatttcaTTTGATGTATAGATAGTTTTAAAATTCGGGGGGGGGggctttctattattttatttatttacttttagaaaggggaagggagggagaaaagggaagagggagagaaacatcaatgtgtggttgcctctcatggggcccccactggggacctggcccgcaacccaggcacgtgccctgactgggaattgaatcggtgaccatttggttctcaggctgtgctcaatccactgagctgcagtagccagggctgtttttgtttttaaatctctctatccaaggtgcctggcacataaaagaGGGAAGAGGAACTTCTAGAGGCCTAATTTACGTGAAAATAAACCAGAGAGTCCGTTTTAATCTTACTCATTCAGTTCTGTTTACTGGgtgggtttgggggtttttgttgttATGTAATGATACGTGTTCAGATTTACGATGTTTCCATGTACCTGGTGTAGAGGTTTTAATGACATGAAAGTAGGTATTTAGGACGTAGTGGTCGAGTTGTATTACTCCAGGTCAGGAGTTCTGCTGCCCTTCTGTAGACAACTTCCCGGCATTTGGACTTACTCGCCCTGGTACAGGCCGACAGAAACAAACGGGTTACGCAAAACGGCACACACGTTTCCGGAGGAATTTGAACCTGTATGCATCACAACCTAACATTTCCACTTCCGAATATTCCGGTTTTATTCTCCTCATGCATGGTCTCTTTGTATATTACATCTTCGCTCACAGAGATTTTTTTGTAAGAAGGTTTGTGGCTTTTCTGCCtcattgttctctttttttaatggctcAACTCATTTGATGATAGTCCcgatatttttcagttttttgaaagaCTGTCTCCTACACTGTTTCTTACACTTTATTTGGCTGTTACAGGTAAGCAGGTAAGGGCAGGTTGAGAGAAATCATACCCATGCTGCTTCACTTCATTTGAATTCGGAGTTTTCTGGATTATGTTTATACTCCAGTTCTGTTAACATTATTGATCTAAGATGTCATTACACGTGCGCTGAATTTTACAAGACTAAGGAAATACGAGAATGGGAATTGAGCATAAGGATCTTTGCAGAAAAGTGATAAAAACTCAAGAGAGAATCATGTTGCCTAGGGGTATTTGAACTATTATCAGTGAGTGTAAATCAATATATTCTTAGTCTATGTAACAGAGAATTTTATGAAAGATTGTGAAGAGCAGAGTTTTGTAGattctttagttttttcatttgcttatcaTATTAATATCAGAAACATATTGAAATCTGATTCATGTCCAGTTATCAGTAGTCGCTGACACTCCCCATTTTAGTCAGTCTGCAAAGTCTGAAAACAAGTTTCGTTTAGCTCTGAATCTCTGGAACTCTCTTTTTACAAAGCAGATGACCTGGTAGTTATGTATGTTCTGTAAGTTGTTTTTTTGAGGCTTTTCCTCCCATTGTTCTTTTTTAGTGTAAACAAACATATATTTGGATATAATCTCTGTGAGAGAAACAGTAGCATGctgtgtacagggtggggcaaaaagtgGGTTCACAGTTGTtcgcatggaaaataatacagtaataacaATACAAGAGTAAGCTCTGTTTTGCATCTCACAACCGTAAACTCACCCTGTATACTTTTCTGCACTTTGCATTTTTCATCTAAGGTATATTCTGAAGTGTAGTGCTATACACAGTTATTTTGGTATGCCTCGATGTTTCTTAAGTGCTTCATCGTACTTTTCATTGGAGAGTATTCCATATTTTATTAAGTTAATcccctattgatggacatttaggtgtGGAGTCCAGCATTTTGATATAACTAGTATTGCAATGAACAGcctaatacatacatattttatgtcaGTAATATAGTAATATTAAGTGATCATTTTCTgggatcattttttctttttccacttttgtggtatgctttaaattttttcccctttcccattgacttccaggtttttttttttccttgcctcaTGTTGTGTGGTTCTAAAATGACATTGAGAAAAGTAtgtgtgatttttaatatatatattttaaatttgtattaatgGATTGTTTTTTTCACCTATTTAACagctaattgaaaaaaatagcacATGAATGTCTCCATTCTTGAATTAATACCTGATAATTAGtcataaaaatgtgaaatcaaATTTTGTGTCGATTATGTGTGCAAAGTTCCTGTCAATTAACATTTTTGCTTAACTATGATTAGAAGTTGCTCTATGTCACTGCCACGATACACACTCAGAATCTGAGAATTTGTACATTGTACAATATTCAGTATCCTCTGGATCCTCCGGTGGTGTTTGTGTATCTCCTTCCAACACGTTCTCTTGATCACCTTTGAAAAAATAGGTAATGTATTAATCAGACATCTATTAGCAAGAAATATAAACTACTCCAATAAAAGGGTATCGACTAGCTTACAGACTTGCCAGTAGGTTTGGAATGCCAGAATCAGAAACCAAGGCTGTTCATCCAGGAACAGTTGTCACCGGAAAGGGACCGGGACCAAGGTGGGTCTGCCCTGGCACAGTCCGGAATGTGTGGGtgcttgactttgtgtaggaatgATCTCATGATCTGAGtgcaggtgattttgagagtgtgTTTATTAAGGCTGGgcacagtgaaacaaaggaaaggctTCAGGCAGAAGAGCCAAGATCACCGCCACAGGAGCGAGCCCACACTGGGCTGCCTAGACTCAGGAAAGGAAgtcacagaggcaaaaggagggcccttggagacaggttcagtgGTCTAGCCCAATAGTCACCACTGCCTGCTGCTCCACTGGGTGCAAGTCTCCTGGGAACCTTTCGAGCTTAGGAGGAAGAGTAAAAGTACACACCTGAGGAAAGGTGGGCGTGGGCATGCTCAAGCAAGAGCACATACTGCGTCCTCTATCTTCAGGGTCTTTACCTGTATTCTAAAGGTGGGGGTTTTAGGGAAGGCCTCAGGAGAGAgtctcaacagaatattcaacAGCTCTCCAGGTACGTGCTTTAATATGCTGATGAACCAACATGAGCGGATAGGGGAGTTTGGGATCATTCTCTGGTCAGCTTCACTGCTTTACTTTCATCTTGGATTTGTCTGGCTCTAATTGGgctttttattattcattctcCTGACTTCGTCCACTCTGGGGTTTGCTGGTGCTAATAGCACCAACTGGGTCTCCGTCCTCTCTCTTCCTGACTAGGGTGGGTTAAGCTACTCACTCTCTGGTTGCCGAGGAGAGGTATAAACTGTCTGCTCCTCAGTGTCTTTTTGGTTGGGGAAGGTAAGATCATGTGATTTATTAGCAGGTTGTTAATTGCTTGGCCTTGCGTAGCTGCCTTATCTTAGTTTCCCTCATTTTACTGGGAAGGAATTTTCCGAGCTGCTTACTGTCCTGCCTCACAATGACCAAGAACATTTACTTTCGGTTTCGCGAGCACACCACTGCCACTGAGGACTGCGTGTTGCAGCTTGCACTGCCAGCAGTGTGGGGCCCTGGACGTTTCCGCCCTTGAGCTCGATATTGCTGCAACTGCCCaaacaaaggaagaaatcacATAGGTGGCACATGATACATCCTAATTAAGCTATAAATAAGTAGGTGAAACTAGGTAATATAATTTGTCTACTTATGATTTATGTACCCTCTTAGCTCTACTCAAATTACAATATCTTACTACTCTGAAAGCAAACAAATGAGTGGGGACATCACTACTAAACCCTCCATGTTGTGGAATCCCCACTCTGCCCTCAGGATATTTTGCATATTACATGGGACAGTAACTGTGTGACAACAGTGTGCATTAAAGTTGTCAAGATTGTATATTAACGCTGTCAGTGTGTATATTAATAGTAGCAAGGTtcagtttcttttaaatgtttttccttctctagTGATCATCGTGTGGACCTGTGGGTGGAGTGTATGCACTTCAGAGGCAGCACTTCGCTTCTTTGTAGTAACAGGGTGCGGGTGTCTGCTTTTGGAAACAGCCCTGCTGTTCACTGCAGTTACCGTTATAGACCTATCAAGTGGCAGGTTAACAATAGTGAActgtatttcagtttttaaaatctgtgtggGGAAAGCGTTGAAGTCACCCCCAAAATTAAATCACTCATTTCCAagcataaatgtataaataataaagtttacTGGTAGTGCTTCAAAATTGTGTAGACAATAAGGTTTTTATAGCTCCTGTTTTAGAGACAGTTCCTTCATTTATAAGCACATACCCTTTAATGAGTTCCTCTAACTGCCAGCAGCCTGGCCAACATCCAAAGAGAAGCTTCTGCTACTCGCTGTGTATAATTATATTAGAAATTACATTAACgttcttctctttgtcttcttgtttgttttctacaGCCGGCATAACCTTGACAACAGACTGCCTTGAAGATAGCCTCCTTACGTGCTACTGGGGGTGCAGTGTTCAAAAGTTGTATGAGGCTCTGCAGAAGCACATTTATTGCTTCCAAATAAGCACTCCCCAGGCACTGGAGGATGCTCTGTATAGCGAGTATCTCTATCAAGAGCAATATTTGTATCCTTTTATCTTCCATCCATTAGCCCATGAAAATCGTAGACATTAGActttttatggagaaaataaagtgtTGCTAAGTTACTGCTGATCACCTTTGGCATATTCTTGTATTTCTGGGTATAGTGGCAATTTACCTTTACACtttcaaaaagtattaaaaaggacagcaaagaagaaatatattgcCAGTTACCAAAAGATACCAAAATCGAAGACTTTGGCACAGTGCCCAGATCTCGCTATCCACTGGTAGCACTGTTGACCTTTGCTGATGAGGATGACCGAGAGATTTATGATATTGTaagtaattttaaagttttggaaGCATTACTTTTAAGTGATTAAGAAAAtggtttttaattatttggtGATATagaaaaaggtttattttaatttctgaggaTATGCATTTGgcttgaaaacacatttttcttaaaagatgaaTACCTGGGAAGTATACCTACATGATTTTTATACATGTAACAGCTCCTTCAGAGTTacgactttttttttccatatgggttattagaatatttagaaaataaaagctatAGTATACAGAGatggtcaaaagtaggtttacagttgtaatacaagtaaataatacattaattaataatacaagtataaactCACAACTAGCATTATCCTAGTTTTGCCTACCTCTGTATTTGAATTAAGTTAAACTTATCTGTCATGTTTGCTACGTGGAAGAGTCTGTCGGgaagcatttttgtttttagcatttGTAGCCCTGAATAAATGAGCATTGGAGGGCAGTGAGCGGAAATGCTGCATTTGAAGTCAGTGCCCACTCTTTCCTTTGCGCTTTACAGTTATCCTGTTTGCCCTGCAGTTTCTGCTGCACCTGCATCTTACATGTGTTTGGTGCCTGTGTTTTCAGTAATTACAGTGATAACTACTTTTCTCATCTTATGCTAATTATTTCTTTAGTCTGGTAGTTTATCCCTATTAGGAAGATAAAAGCATCTCAGATTTAAGAGGACCTGAGCCCTGACAATCCTCTAAGTTTGGTAGAAGCTTATACGTGAAGTAAACTTGTGGTGAAATCCTATCATGGCAAGAATGCCCTTGTACACAACGGACTGCTCTTCCGAAGTGCACGATACAGATTTGTTTATTAATAAAGATATGGTGACATCGTTATGATACTTTGTGGCACATAAAGTGCATTCACTAACATTAACTTACTTATCCCCTCCAACAACCTTGGATATTAGAGCAAATATCCTtcttacaaagactgaaagtgtgaagaaaaaaatctcagtcATTCAGGAAATAAGAGATGGGCTTGACTATGAACCTGTGTCGTTCTGTGCCATTACCCCCAGCCCTTTTATTTTAATAGGGACATCTCCCCGAAAGCAAGCAtgcattgagttttggaaggtatAGACCCTTACTGGGAAATCTGGACCCTGCTTATGTGCAGTTAAGTCAGTCTAGGTTTTGGGGTTTTAATCTTACCAAATTGAAGTTCTGTCGAACTGAAATCAgctatttttccccccaaataaaagaCATACCACCAGCATGTGTTTTCAGAATCTAGCACAGGGCCTGAAACACAGGAGGTACTCCATAAACTTAACCAGTGTGAAAAAAAGTCATACAAGCAACGTTAGTGAGCCTCCCAGAGCTCGAGGGCAAAACTCCTTATCTGCACCTGCTGGAGGAAGTGCATAGGAGAGATCTTCTggttcctcccccacctcccttttcAACTGAAGAGAAGTAAGACCTCGTGGGTTGGTGTTTCATACCCCTGCCGCCCTGGACAAGGCAGCCCTTCTCTCACCACTGTGTTCCCCATCTCTTCTAAGCTCCCCTACTTCTGTCTTTTACTCCAAACAAAAAGGGTCAGCTCTCAGTCACCTTCCTCGCAGCTTCCCCTTTTGGTTCCTCTTCCCCTCATTGGGTTGGTGCTTTGTTTCGACTTGAGGTACTGATGGTCTTTGTTTTCTGACTTTTCCTCCTCCATCTAAACATAAGGATTTGGTGTGTgcatagtaaaatatatataacataagcTGTACAATTTTAACCACTTTtcagtgtacaattcagtgacgTTATAAATAGGGGAAGAGTTGCTTACCAGGTCCTGGATTCAGCTGGAATGAAGACCACAGGGCCCTGCTGTAGATGTGAGAGGCGTGTTCCTCCAGGGGAGCCCCGTCCCTGGCTCTCAAACGTTGAGTCATTGGtccttctctgtgtcttctttgggcagactccccgccccccccgccccgcattTTTCCTGTTAAATCCTGTTTCTCCATCTCTTATCTCAGATTAGGACTAAACATCAGAACTAAAGCATAATTGttagtatattttataatgttctctgcccataattttaaaagcaaacagcATTTCATAATTCTTTTTCATAAGTGTTTTCTCAGTATTTTATCTAGGAGTCAGAGActctaaatctaaaaaaaataaactctccCATTCCTAttgtaacagtaaaaaattacatttaaatagtgTAGTTAGAAACTAGTTCGTTATCATAGGTAGTTGAAGGAAAGCAGGGATTGTTACCACAAGattttgactttaaaatttttttcatttttacataattACATTAGTTTTTCTGTAATTACTCAAACCATACATGTTTATGACAGCAATAATATTAAAAACTCTAGATAAGCCATATGGAAAAAAGGAATAATCACGTTTATCGTATCATCCAAAGAAAACCGCTGTGAATATTTGTATCTTTCCAGGCCTTTGTATGTGTAGTATTTAAACAGAAATGGGATCAACTTACTACACACACTATTTTGTGACCTGCTTTCATTTAGTATTAGATTATTAACATCTTCTCCGTATAAAATGTATCCCTAcaactacatatatatttataactagCATTATAGTAGCTTCAGAGTCTTTTACTATTAAATGATAAGATTGTTAATATGAGGTGATAACGTTACTATTATTAATACAAAATTGATTTAGTATTAAAAGCCTTTGAAGCCATTGCCAAATTAATAAATCCTTATAAAGCTGTAAAGAGTATTCTCTAACTAtaatagagttttttttttaaatctttttatttggaCATAATTTCAAAAACttgcaagaagaaaagaacacCCATATATCCTTTACCTAGATCCCTGTAGTTAATTGTTAACATTgcacattttcattatttgccATATAtgtaggtgtatgtgtgtgtgtatatatttttaaatgaatgatttgAATGTAAGTTGCATGCATGATGATTTTTACtcctaaatatttcagtgtgtagTTCTTAAAAATAGGGATGTTCTGTTTTATAATCACAATGTAATTACCAACTTTATAAATCCGACATTGATGTTTTATTCTATGCAGTCTTTACCTGTACTCCAACTTACTGGTTGATCGGCCAGTAGTCTTTACAGCCTCTCCCGCCAGTACAGATTCTGGTCTAGACCCAGCATTTGTCGTGTCCTTAGCCTCCGTCCGTCTGGGGTACCCCCGGAGCTTCCCCTTGTGTCTTACGACGTCAGCTTTTACTGAAGAatgcagtcacacacacacacccttcgtGTGAAGTGGAACCCTTCTCGTTTTGTTTGGCTGACGGTGTGTCACGACCGCACTGGAGCTGTGAGGGCTCGGCCCGTGTGCGGCACAGGCCACGACACAGGCTCACAGGCCGTCCCCTTCAGAGGTGGACAAGGTTCGCTCTGTCACTGGTGACACTAAGTTTGACCCCTCAGTCACAGCGCTCTCTGATTTCTCCATtgtccccttctccttcctttgcaGATCATGCGCAGTCTGTAGGGGGGCCCTTCAAGAGCACACAAGTCTGTTCTGCTCTTTGTCAGCATTTCCCCCTGATTGAATATCCATGGAGGGTTCCTGCCAGATTTTGTCTTTCCCATGGTGGTTGCAAAGTGATCATTTTCTAGTTTTTGCCCTCCGGTCAGCCCTCAGTAGTTTATAAGCAAGAGAcctactatttattttttgttgatatGTTTCCTAGTGGTTTAATTcctgaatttaattatttttgtgctCAAACTGTCATCTCCTGCCAAAAACTGAAGGTTTATAGTAAAACATTGTGTTCATAAATTACTTGAATTagttttcccaaaagtaaaaaaaCTATGTTAAGTCGAATACTCAGATGTTGCTGTTTTCTGtatgcccttcctccctctcacacCCCAGTCCCTGTAGCTAACCAAGGTCATTGTTTTCATTACTTTCTGGTTTTTCCTCCCTATGTTTCTTATTGCaataataagattatatatatcATCTCTTCTACCCTGAAGGTAGCATACTGTGTATACTATAAATGTTCTTGCATTTCTTACTTCACAATATCTTGTAGAAATCACTCTAGACCAGTTGATAGAGATCTTCCTCACATTGGTTTGGTTTTGCCTTAAGCTGCAGAGCACTCCATGTATGTAGGGTGTGCAGGTGCCATCTTTTCAATCTCCTGTGTTTGGGCGTTCAGGTAGTATCCAGTATTCTGCACTAACAAGTCGTCTTGTTACGACAACCTATGCGTAcatgtttttatattgttgaggTTGTATGGCTGAAGGGTAAGTGCATGTCACCTGTTCCGAATTCCTGCATTCCCTTCTACTGGGGTTGTGCCTTTGGAGTTgaaccttctttttttctttttacacatttccaccagcaatgtatgagaatgATTATGACTGATAGAGTGTATTGACAAGCTTTTGAGTTTTTGTTAATCTGATGAGTGACAAATGGTATcttagtgaattttttatttatgtttatcatGCATGTAAAATTGAACATCTTTTGATATGTCTAAGGACCATGTTTGTGTCTTTTGTGGATTGTCTGtgcatgtcttttgcccatttttctaggGGATATTTGGtcactttttcttcaattttaaaaagttgttcatCAGTTAGGAATATTAACCCTTAGTCTGTGAATATTTTATTCCAGTTTGCCATATATCTTTTAACTTTGCTTATGTTGCTTTTTATCatgcaagttttaaatttttatagtcaGATTTGTCAGATTTATCTGCTTCTGGGTGAGAGTTAGAGTTAGAAAGTCTTTCCCTACACTGAGACTAAAAAGGAATGCACATATTTTCTCCTACtacttgtataattttattttttacaattagaTCTCTCATGcttttggagtttatttttgtgtatggtatgaggaataaatctaattttgtgtttttccagGTAGCTATTCAGTTCTGCTAATACTTGCACTAAAAAGGCTCTCTCTGCCAGGTGATTTGAGATGCCACCTTTATCATATTTGTAGATATAattgggtctgtttctggactgTTTATTGTCTTTCATTTGTCTATTCATGTGCTAGTACCACACTTTTAATTTTAGAGGCTCGGTAGTTTGTTTTAATATCTGGCCAGGCTTAGCCCTACTCATAGCCTTCCTTTCAGTATTTTTCTAGCTATTCTTATGTGTTTGTTTCCATATGAGAATTTTAGAGTCAACTCAGGTATAAAAAAgtttactggttttttttttttgtggggatCACATTAAATTTGTAAAcaagtataattaaaataagtCTGGCAAAAATATGTCAGTAACTGGTTCCTTTGTAGTGactgatttaaataaattattgtaagTTTTCTAATTTATCAGCCGACTATTTTTATTTGAGACACATGTTCacatatctgtgaaataatatAAAGAGGTTAAGTACTGTACTGACTGgtgttcaatttttattttagatttccaTGGTGTCAATAATTCATATTCCTGATAAAACTTATAAACTATCCTGTAGAATATTATATCAATATTTACTCCTGCCTCAAGGTCAATTTTATGATCTCAAGGTAAGTTGGACCCTGCAGTCTTatctttgtctcttttgtttGCAGTTTCAAAGAATGACCATGTATAAAGGGATAATATTCTTCAGTTAGTTACCATAGAAGTTAGCTATGATTTGCTGTTGGATGTGCCAGCTCATAAATTTTAAGCAGCTCTTATGACCCCCAGGGTTAAAGAGTAATTGCCATTTGTAATTATCTTAAacttgtttctttgatttttcagcAACTTTTCATGTCCGCAAATAACAACTCCACTCCTTCCAGCAATTCCTCTCCTGAAGAAGAGAGCGCAGCCCACGGTTTGCTGGAGAGGGCTGGACTCTCGGGAGGTGCGGCGGACGCTGCAGAGGAGCACGGCAAGGACTGCGTGGTGTGCCAGAACGGGACGGTGAACTGGGTGCTGCTGCCCTGCAGGCACACGTGCCTGTGCGACGGCTGCGTGAGGCACTTCCAGCGCTGCCCCATGTGCAGGCAGTT is part of the Desmodus rotundus isolate HL8 chromosome 7, HLdesRot8A.1, whole genome shotgun sequence genome and encodes:
- the CGRRF1 gene encoding cell growth regulator with RING finger domain protein 1, whose product is MAALFLVTLYEYSPHFYIAVVFTCFIVTAGLVLGWFGWDVPVILRNSEETQFNARVFKKQMRQVKNPFGLEISNPSSASITTGITLTTDCLEDSLLTCYWGCSVQKLYEALQKHIYCFQISTPQALEDALYSEYLYQEQYFIKKDSKEEIYCQLPKDTKIEDFGTVPRSRYPLVALLTFADEDDREIYDIISMVSIIHIPDKTYKLSCRILYQYLLLPQGQFYDLKQLFMSANNNSTPSSNSSPEEESAAHGLLERAGLSGGAADAAEEHGKDCVVCQNGTVNWVLLPCRHTCLCDGCVRHFQRCPMCRQFVQESFALCGCKEQDKDKLKTL